In the genome of Prosthecobacter algae, one region contains:
- a CDS encoding beta strand repeat-containing protein, with product MQGAPTLTPGDLVVVRFNSGVSGAANDSVSLLSLAAIPAGSVVMITDHGWRTSFFTTNTVGAAGRGDGTLIWTAPAGGVAAGVYLHFVGDGTSVTASSGSAGTVTGDFGTTGLQSTSESIIIYQTANNAVGGTPTFIYGFNQFPEANRDAGNGWTLASSITVDNEFFKSTLPGSGGSPGITALTAVTADAGLGTAYGRLANQFNYIYVGPTTAASKNTWLQRVHTTANWQSSSTVFAVTDGSLDEPPNVGGSAVAPTVATPTSTAVTGNSASLGGSITATGGADATARGVVYALTSQNANPEIGGANVTVLTESGTFSTGAFTRNATSLAASSGYSYKAYATNSAGTSYSSVGTFTTTAASATIIFNATTGISGTVVTDGQGGSNDVPNIALQFSAKAADGTTDLPMTYQPNIYAGANGVAGGYNSSSIQSVFKIKSSSTATNFTMSSIFIVDYGGVDGDLLRIEAFDDGVSAGFITYQVSGAPWYDTVDLATLGGTKFVDIDEVRITGSGGVNMYIAVNNVTISGITTSASTATVSSLTRANPTPSNLNTVNWTLTFGSAVTGVTASNFTLGGTSTGASVGTPTTANAGLSWTVPVTTGTDGTLLLRLDNDTSLSSDITTTLPFVGETYTIDKTAPDTSITANPALLTTSTGASFSFTGSDAGSGVASYQVKLDLGSFATGTSPTSYTSLVDGSHTFQVRAVDAAGNVDASPASYTWTVDTTPPQVLSVTRLSPSAQAVSSATVTFRVTYSEAVTLNAPATSRYAVVPVSGSSITGTVTGVSGTGNIRDVTVSITGGTGEFRLRVVD from the coding sequence ATGCAGGGGGCACCTACACTGACGCCGGGAGATCTGGTGGTGGTGCGTTTTAATTCCGGTGTCAGTGGTGCGGCGAATGATTCGGTTTCGCTGCTTTCTTTGGCAGCCATTCCCGCTGGCAGTGTCGTCATGATCACCGATCATGGTTGGAGAACCTCCTTCTTCACAACGAACACCGTTGGCGCAGCTGGGCGTGGGGATGGTACTTTGATCTGGACCGCCCCAGCGGGCGGAGTCGCCGCAGGGGTCTATCTCCACTTTGTGGGAGACGGCACCTCCGTCACGGCCTCTTCAGGCAGTGCCGGAACGGTGACGGGGGACTTTGGTACGACAGGTCTTCAATCAACCAGTGAATCCATCATCATTTACCAGACGGCCAATAATGCGGTAGGCGGAACCCCGACATTCATCTATGGGTTCAACCAGTTTCCTGAAGCCAACCGCGATGCTGGCAATGGCTGGACGCTGGCCTCCAGCATCACTGTGGACAATGAGTTTTTTAAGTCCACCCTTCCTGGTTCGGGCGGCTCACCTGGCATTACGGCCCTGACAGCAGTCACAGCGGATGCGGGACTTGGCACGGCCTATGGCAGGCTGGCAAACCAGTTTAACTACATCTATGTGGGACCCACCACCGCTGCTTCAAAGAACACCTGGCTCCAGCGGGTGCACACCACTGCCAATTGGCAGTCCAGTTCCACGGTTTTTGCGGTGACGGATGGTTCTCTCGATGAGCCCCCGAATGTTGGCGGTTCAGCAGTGGCCCCCACAGTGGCCACGCCGACGAGCACGGCAGTGACGGGAAACAGCGCCAGTCTCGGGGGCAGCATCACCGCCACCGGTGGGGCGGATGCCACGGCGCGCGGGGTGGTCTATGCACTGACTTCTCAGAATGCGAACCCAGAGATCGGCGGGGCGAATGTGACGGTGCTCACAGAGAGCGGGACCTTCAGCACGGGGGCCTTCACGCGGAATGCCACCAGCCTCGCAGCCAGCAGTGGCTACAGCTACAAAGCCTATGCCACGAACAGCGCTGGCACGAGCTACAGCAGCGTGGGTACCTTCACCACCACGGCCGCTTCGGCCACGATCATCTTCAACGCCACCACGGGGATCTCCGGCACGGTGGTGACGGATGGCCAGGGGGGATCCAACGATGTGCCGAACATCGCGCTCCAGTTTTCTGCCAAAGCGGCAGATGGCACCACGGACCTGCCGATGACCTACCAACCCAATATTTATGCGGGAGCAAATGGCGTTGCGGGGGGCTATAACAGCAGCAGCATCCAGTCGGTCTTCAAAATCAAAAGTTCGTCCACGGCCACGAACTTCACCATGAGTTCGATCTTCATCGTGGACTACGGTGGCGTGGATGGAGATCTGCTGAGGATTGAGGCTTTTGACGATGGGGTGAGCGCAGGCTTCATCACCTACCAGGTCTCCGGGGCCCCGTGGTATGACACGGTGGATCTGGCCACCCTGGGGGGAACGAAGTTTGTGGACATCGATGAAGTGCGCATCACGGGCAGCGGCGGTGTGAACATGTACATCGCGGTGAACAATGTCACGATCTCAGGCATCACCACTTCAGCCTCCACCGCCACGGTTTCCTCTCTGACTCGTGCGAATCCGACGCCGAGCAATCTGAACACGGTGAACTGGACGCTCACCTTCGGCAGCGCCGTCACGGGCGTCACCGCCAGCAACTTCACCCTCGGCGGCACCAGCACCGGAGCTAGCGTGGGCACTCCCACCACGGCCAATGCGGGCCTGAGCTGGACGGTCCCCGTCACCACAGGCACAGACGGCACCCTGCTCCTGCGTCTGGACAATGACACGAGCCTCTCGTCCGATATCACCACCACTCTGCCTTTCGTGGGGGAAACTTACACGATTGATAAGACCGCGCCTGATACCAGCATCACGGCAAATCCCGCCCTGCTGACGACCAGCACGGGTGCCAGCTTCAGCTTCACGGGGAGCGATGCAGGCAGTGGTGTGGCCAGCTATCAGGTCAAACTGGACCTGGGCAGCTTCGCCACGGGCACCAGCCCTACTTCCTACACCAGCTTGGTGGATGGCAGCCACACCTTCCAAGTGCGGGCGGTGGATGCGGCGGGCAATGTGGATGCCAGCCCCGCTAGCTACACCTGGACGGTGGATACCACCCCGCCACAGGTGCTTTCCGTCACGCGTCTCAGCCCCAGTGCGCAGGCTGTCTCCTCCGCCACCGTCACCTTCCGCGTTACATACTCTGAGGCAGTCACGCTGAATGCACCCGCCACCTCGCGTTACGCCGTCGTCCCTGTGAGCGGCAGCAGCATCACGGGCACGGTCACTGGTGTGAGTGGCACGGGAAACATACGGGATGTCACCGTCAGCATCACCGGCGGCACGGGTGAGTTCCGCCTGCGTGTGGTGGACTGA
- a CDS encoding ABC transporter ATP-binding protein produces the protein MNATALEITGLEKRFPRFSLGPISLSVPSGTIYGLIGPNGAGKTTLLDQIFGMGLPDAGSIQVNGLDHVRHEVEVKQSAAYVGPDLSYMAWGKVSRAIRFVRGFHPGWDESLATRLMQSFGLSAGDRIATLSFGGRMKLALVLAMAWRPQFLVLDEPTTGLDAHSKKSLFSELLTIVKDESRTVLLSSHQISDLERFADQVSILHQGRVLTSGTTSALVESHLQLEFRSKDLLLRGLPGLTVQEQAGDRWRAVLDTHRTSVAGLTSRGVQDLHAQPLSLEELFLALTQ, from the coding sequence ATGAATGCCACTGCCCTTGAAATTACCGGTTTGGAAAAACGCTTTCCTCGTTTCAGCCTTGGCCCCATCAGCCTGAGCGTGCCGTCCGGCACCATCTATGGCCTCATCGGTCCCAATGGCGCAGGCAAGACCACCCTGCTGGACCAGATCTTTGGTATGGGCCTACCCGATGCCGGCAGCATCCAGGTCAACGGGCTGGACCACGTGCGGCACGAAGTGGAGGTGAAACAAAGCGCCGCCTATGTGGGGCCAGACCTCAGCTACATGGCCTGGGGAAAGGTGAGCCGCGCCATCCGTTTTGTGCGCGGTTTTCATCCGGGTTGGGACGAATCACTAGCCACCCGGCTCATGCAGTCTTTTGGTCTCAGTGCCGGGGACCGCATCGCCACACTCTCCTTTGGTGGGCGAATGAAGCTGGCTCTGGTCCTGGCCATGGCCTGGCGCCCTCAATTCCTCGTGCTGGATGAGCCCACCACAGGCCTGGACGCCCACTCAAAGAAGTCCCTCTTTTCCGAATTACTAACCATCGTGAAAGATGAATCCCGCACCGTTTTGCTCTCTTCTCACCAGATCAGTGATCTGGAGCGTTTCGCGGATCAGGTCAGTATCCTCCATCAGGGCCGTGTGCTGACCAGCGGCACCACCTCAGCCTTAGTGGAGAGCCACCTCCAGTTGGAGTTCCGCAGCAAGGACCTCCTCCTTCGAGGGTTGCCGGGGCTTACGGTCCAAGAGCAGGCGGGCGATCGCTGGCGGGCCGTGCTGGACACGCACAGGACATCTGTAGCCGGGCTCACCTCACGCGGTGTGCAGGACCTACACGCGCAGCCCCTCTCGCTGGAGGAACTCTTCCTCGCCCTCACTCAATAG
- a CDS encoding GntR family transcriptional regulator has protein sequence MSNTPSIKLLLPAISPAAPGTLYEQIITGLKRIISEGLLEPDSALPSFRQLAGDLMVSVITVKRAYEELEREGIIYRRQGRGTFVAARGQDRSREVKIAQARSHLRNALREATEAGLSPTEIQQLFMQTLHPTAS, from the coding sequence ATGTCCAACACACCCTCCATCAAGCTGCTCCTGCCTGCCATTTCCCCGGCGGCCCCTGGGACGCTGTATGAGCAGATCATCACGGGGCTGAAAAGGATCATCAGCGAGGGGCTGCTGGAGCCGGACTCGGCGCTGCCCTCCTTCCGCCAGCTCGCGGGGGACCTGATGGTCAGCGTCATCACGGTGAAGCGGGCTTACGAGGAACTGGAGCGCGAGGGCATCATCTACCGCCGCCAGGGCCGGGGCACATTTGTCGCCGCACGGGGGCAGGATCGCTCCCGTGAGGTGAAGATTGCGCAGGCGCGGAGCCACCTGCGCAACGCCCTGCGGGAAGCCACCGAAGCAGGCCTTTCCCCAACTGAGATCCAGCAACTTTTCATGCAAACGCTCCACCCCACCGCCTCATGA
- a CDS encoding beta strand repeat-containing protein — translation MMHYDGSTWTTHISGLEAGGTNGPYFIYNIWGTAPNNIWAVADNGEFGPIIKWNGTSWSTQYTHTTGLRAIWGSSPTDIWAVGNSTGIVHYDGTSWSTVNYTLTPALLPNTTLFSIWGTDANNVWIGGASSGGVVTILKWDGSTISRFNTTGMPAATSVGSIRGITGTSANNIYVAGDISGFASRWDGTTWTTQSTGTVSSLNAIWCTTNGADIWSSGAASTIIKGTATPEGSPPTVTTPTSTAVTHNTATLGGTISATGGADATARGVVYALTSQNANPEIGGANVTVLTESGTFSTGAFTRNATSLTASSAYSYKAYATNSSGTSYSSVNTFNTLAAPAPEIAVSYAGNNVADGATVPALANGTDFGSTPVAGGQVEHTFTITNSGTAVLTIASLAVTGDFSITATPSNNVGISGGTTTFTIRFDPTTTGVRAGEVSFTTNDASETSYNFTVQGTGTGPQTFDLVSFPIANTPYDSGETYIYSSGPTLPEPVPTTLGDVVSAGSAPGGDGTTSIGDFGLLRRGGFLADNGHLVFPGTLEIGTGSPAVTLASSSGLWKTAGGNLFLLARSGTTVPDVATAQFSTLPEVPGISAGGDVSFLGTLNIGIGGVTADNDTGLWSELGGTGLNLLLREDDNVPGLAGVKVAKFASGIYATATTGASTGQAAFSVTYKGASTKTALLRASINGAATTISVVATEGEDAPGTAVDFANLAGSYSDPGRMDSAGNFVFSAITTPGNKEGIWYQPVAGATSKVVFSGETAPGTSGATFLKVYRPSIGSGGVIAFRASLNANGDNSSSTRNDGIWRVDADNPASLTCILRRGDDSSVVSNLPVGTRVGNPWGGWLTTTNRGAWKAWLDANGDFTSASPADRHAIYADLSGTMQLAVTVNDAAPGTTGATFSGFDLPVVGGDNQYAFIGNLAGGDTVAENNQGLWKSAPNGGALTLVLRKGDVIPTSEGSKTVTKIDLPGSLQTDRRWEQPVMDNTGRMVLYITFGDGSTSQIIAP, via the coding sequence ATGATGCACTATGATGGCAGCACCTGGACGACTCATATCAGCGGACTTGAAGCTGGCGGCACTAACGGCCCCTACTTCATTTACAACATTTGGGGAACTGCGCCTAATAACATTTGGGCCGTGGCGGACAACGGTGAGTTTGGTCCGATCATCAAATGGAACGGCACTAGCTGGAGCACACAGTACACCCACACGACAGGCCTGCGCGCCATTTGGGGGTCCTCGCCTACCGATATTTGGGCGGTCGGCAACAGCACCGGAATCGTGCATTATGATGGCACCAGTTGGTCAACCGTCAATTATACGCTGACGCCGGCCTTGCTTCCAAACACCACCTTGTTTTCTATTTGGGGAACTGATGCAAACAATGTCTGGATCGGCGGTGCTTCTTCTGGAGGGGTGGTCACGATTTTGAAATGGGACGGTTCTACCATATCTCGGTTCAATACAACAGGGATGCCTGCAGCCACATCAGTTGGGAGTATCCGTGGCATCACGGGGACTTCTGCCAATAACATCTATGTCGCCGGGGACATCAGTGGCTTTGCTTCGAGATGGGACGGAACCACCTGGACTACTCAATCTACCGGCACTGTCAGCAGTTTGAATGCGATCTGGTGCACGACCAACGGGGCCGATATTTGGTCTTCAGGGGCTGCGTCCACAATCATCAAGGGCACGGCCACTCCTGAGGGGTCCCCCCCCACCGTCACCACCCCGACGAGCACCGCCGTCACGCACAACACGGCCACCTTGGGCGGCACGATTTCCGCCACCGGCGGGGCCGATGCCACCGCACGCGGCGTGGTCTATGCACTGACTTCGCAGAATGCGAACCCGGAGATCGGCGGGGCGAATGTGACGGTGCTCACGGAGAGCGGGACCTTCAGCACCGGGGCCTTCACGCGGAATGCCACCAGCCTCACGGCCAGCAGTGCCTACAGCTACAAAGCCTATGCCACGAACAGTTCCGGCACGAGCTACAGCAGTGTGAATACCTTCAATACTCTCGCCGCTCCTGCCCCTGAGATCGCCGTTTCCTACGCGGGCAATAATGTGGCCGATGGGGCGACGGTGCCGGCTTTGGCCAATGGCACCGACTTTGGCAGCACCCCGGTCGCTGGCGGTCAGGTGGAGCACACCTTCACCATCACCAACAGCGGCACCGCCGTCCTCACCATTGCCAGCCTCGCGGTGACGGGGGACTTCAGCATCACGGCCACACCGTCAAACAATGTGGGCATCAGCGGTGGCACCACCACCTTCACCATCCGGTTTGATCCCACCACCACAGGCGTCCGTGCGGGTGAGGTGAGCTTCACCACCAATGACGCCAGCGAGACCTCCTACAACTTCACCGTCCAGGGCACCGGCACCGGGCCGCAGACCTTTGACCTGGTGAGCTTCCCCATCGCGAACACGCCTTACGACAGCGGCGAAACTTACATTTACTCCTCAGGCCCCACCCTGCCTGAGCCGGTACCCACTACGCTGGGCGATGTGGTCTCCGCAGGTTCCGCCCCGGGTGGTGATGGAACCACCAGCATCGGCGACTTCGGCCTCCTGCGCCGGGGTGGCTTCCTCGCAGACAATGGCCACCTGGTGTTCCCTGGGACGCTTGAGATCGGCACGGGCAGCCCTGCGGTGACTTTGGCCAGTTCCTCCGGTTTGTGGAAGACCGCTGGGGGAAATCTTTTCCTCCTCGCCCGCAGCGGCACCACCGTGCCGGATGTGGCCACGGCCCAGTTTTCCACCCTACCAGAGGTCCCTGGCATCAGCGCGGGCGGCGATGTTAGTTTCCTGGGCACCCTGAACATCGGCATCGGCGGCGTCACGGCTGACAATGACACCGGCCTGTGGAGCGAATTGGGCGGCACTGGCCTCAATCTCCTGCTGCGGGAAGATGACAACGTACCCGGTCTCGCCGGCGTGAAAGTGGCCAAATTTGCCTCCGGCATCTACGCCACCGCCACCACCGGGGCCAGCACCGGCCAGGCGGCCTTCTCCGTCACTTACAAAGGAGCCAGCACCAAGACCGCCCTCCTGCGCGCTAGCATCAACGGGGCCGCCACCACCATCAGCGTCGTTGCCACCGAAGGTGAAGACGCCCCCGGCACCGCCGTGGACTTCGCCAACCTCGCTGGCAGCTACTCCGACCCAGGCCGCATGGACAGCGCAGGCAATTTTGTCTTCTCCGCCATCACCACCCCCGGCAACAAAGAAGGCATCTGGTATCAACCCGTGGCCGGAGCCACCAGCAAGGTCGTCTTCTCGGGCGAGACGGCCCCCGGCACCTCGGGAGCCACTTTCTTGAAAGTCTATCGTCCCTCCATCGGCAGCGGGGGCGTCATCGCCTTCCGCGCCTCCCTCAATGCAAATGGTGACAACAGCAGCAGCACCCGCAACGACGGCATCTGGCGTGTGGATGCGGACAATCCGGCCAGCCTCACCTGCATCCTGCGTCGTGGGGATGACAGCAGCGTCGTTTCCAACCTGCCCGTCGGCACCCGTGTGGGCAACCCCTGGGGCGGCTGGCTCACCACCACCAATCGTGGGGCCTGGAAAGCCTGGCTGGATGCCAATGGCGACTTCACCAGCGCTTCTCCGGCGGATCGCCACGCCATCTACGCCGATCTCTCCGGCACCATGCAGCTCGCCGTCACCGTGAACGATGCGGCCCCAGGCACCACCGGGGCCACCTTCAGCGGCTTTGACTTGCCCGTGGTCGGTGGGGACAATCAATACGCTTTCATCGGCAACCTCGCTGGCGGTGACACGGTGGCTGAAAACAACCAAGGCCTCTGGAAAAGCGCCCCCAACGGCGGTGCCCTAACCCTCGTCCTGAGAAAGGGCGATGTCATCCCCACGAGCGAAGGCAGCAAAACCGTCACCAAGATAGACCTTCCAGGTTCCCTTCAAACCGATCGTCGCTGGGAACAGCCAGTCATGGATAACACGGGTCGCATGGTGCTCTACATCACCTTCGGTGACGGCAGCACCAGCCAGATCATCGCACCGTAA
- a CDS encoding S1C family serine protease: METLRRLVFAITVFLIATLVFSIWRRGQEGYGLLNFLRGEKPQAAQSFTAPAAPKLDLNDVKILSAMNDEFSKLSAAVLPSVVSVTTKTVRRGQTAWHPFFGVVSGRAQIIPGLGSGAIISKEGHVVTNYHVIADVSEVIVTTNDNQQYPARVLGAHRERDIALLKIEGGKKDFPALSFANSDDARVGQLVFAVGNPFGLSGTVTQGIISARDRHLSDSQLDYLQTDTVINPGNSGGPLVNIRGEIIGINVAIYRGDENVRAWQGVGLAVPANDAKMVVDSIRNQAKGGDPASVAGMGYLGLELNAEPVRVEAALGGSVTMGAYITDLDPQSPAARAGLVVGDVITAINGRTFRTPGDLLKIIRSMSPDSQITLEVIRGGEPISVAARVGQRPDVR; encoded by the coding sequence ATGGAAACTCTCCGCCGTCTCGTTTTTGCCATCACCGTTTTTCTCATCGCCACCTTGGTTTTTTCCATCTGGCGTCGGGGACAGGAGGGGTATGGGCTGCTGAATTTCCTTCGCGGCGAAAAGCCCCAAGCCGCCCAGTCTTTCACAGCCCCAGCAGCACCTAAGCTGGATCTCAATGACGTGAAAATTCTCAGCGCCATGAACGATGAGTTTTCCAAGCTCTCAGCAGCCGTGCTGCCCAGCGTCGTGAGTGTGACCACCAAAACGGTGCGCCGGGGGCAGACCGCCTGGCATCCGTTTTTTGGCGTCGTCAGTGGCCGTGCCCAGATCATCCCTGGACTAGGCTCCGGGGCCATCATCTCAAAGGAAGGGCACGTCGTTACCAACTACCACGTCATTGCCGATGTCAGCGAGGTCATTGTCACCACCAATGACAACCAGCAGTATCCAGCCCGCGTTTTGGGGGCGCATCGCGAACGTGACATCGCCCTCCTCAAGATCGAAGGCGGAAAAAAGGATTTCCCCGCCCTGTCTTTCGCCAATTCGGACGACGCCCGGGTGGGCCAGTTGGTATTTGCTGTAGGCAATCCTTTCGGCCTTAGCGGCACCGTGACTCAGGGCATCATCAGTGCACGGGACCGCCATCTCAGTGACAGTCAGCTAGACTACCTACAAACCGACACGGTCATCAATCCTGGCAACTCCGGTGGCCCTCTGGTCAACATTCGGGGTGAAATCATCGGCATCAATGTCGCTATTTACCGGGGAGATGAAAATGTGCGTGCCTGGCAGGGCGTAGGGCTGGCCGTGCCGGCCAACGATGCCAAGATGGTAGTGGACTCCATTCGCAATCAGGCCAAAGGCGGTGACCCAGCCTCCGTTGCCGGCATGGGCTACCTGGGCCTGGAACTGAACGCCGAACCCGTCCGTGTGGAAGCGGCTTTGGGCGGCTCCGTCACTATGGGCGCTTATATCACGGACCTCGATCCCCAGTCGCCCGCTGCTCGTGCAGGCCTGGTCGTAGGAGATGTCATCACGGCCATCAATGGCCGCACCTTTCGCACTCCCGGAGACCTGTTGAAGATCATCCGCTCAATGTCACCAGACTCCCAGATCACACTAGAGGTCATCCGGGGCGGAGAACCCATTTCTGTGGCTGCCCGGGTGGGGCAGAGACCCGATGTTAGATGA
- a CDS encoding MBL fold metallo-hydrolase → MIHDPAPDNGGPAFLGSSGQRRPPLAQAARDEHRIGLMPTEGWRKRNLQYFGEVLIPSLLSPRKPGRVIDGVPLVTSTEIGVTWLGHAGFFAQISGVNILIDPNWALWHGPIKRLRHPSVWASDLPPIDLVLVTHAHYDHLHLPSLRRVARGQPIIVPKGVGGIVKRAGFGQIVELDTWQRAKFRDLRITLTPARHWGARMIHDTHRGFGGYLISSPQRSLFHCGDSSLFDGFTEIGQRAQIDLALMPIGAYQAPSGRPVHMNPEEALDAFAMLGAQHMVPMHHDTFPLGGEPIHEPAERLLLATQARQLQDRVRILHEGESALY, encoded by the coding sequence ATGATTCACGATCCTGCCCCGGACAACGGTGGGCCCGCCTTTTTGGGCAGCTCAGGCCAGCGGCGTCCCCCTTTGGCCCAGGCCGCACGGGATGAGCACCGCATCGGACTCATGCCGACAGAAGGCTGGCGAAAGCGCAACCTGCAGTATTTTGGCGAAGTTCTGATCCCTTCCCTTCTCTCGCCACGCAAGCCGGGCCGCGTCATTGATGGCGTGCCGCTGGTCACTTCCACAGAAATTGGGGTCACTTGGCTAGGGCACGCTGGCTTTTTTGCTCAGATTTCTGGCGTCAACATTCTCATCGATCCGAACTGGGCACTGTGGCATGGCCCCATCAAGCGTCTGCGTCACCCCAGCGTCTGGGCCAGCGATCTGCCGCCCATTGATCTGGTGCTGGTGACACATGCCCACTATGACCATCTGCACCTGCCCAGCCTGCGCCGGGTGGCCCGTGGACAGCCCATTATCGTGCCCAAAGGCGTGGGCGGCATTGTCAAACGGGCCGGATTTGGCCAAATCGTGGAACTAGACACCTGGCAGCGGGCGAAATTCCGTGATCTGCGCATCACCCTTACCCCGGCCCGTCATTGGGGGGCCCGCATGATTCATGATACCCATCGCGGTTTTGGGGGTTACCTCATCAGCTCTCCCCAGCGCAGCCTTTTCCACTGTGGTGACAGCAGCCTTTTCGATGGATTTACGGAAATCGGTCAGCGCGCTCAGATTGATCTGGCCCTGATGCCCATCGGTGCTTACCAGGCTCCGAGCGGTCGCCCGGTTCACATGAATCCCGAAGAAGCCTTGGACGCCTTTGCCATGCTAGGTGCCCAGCACATGGTGCCCATGCACCACGATACTTTCCCCCTGGGTGGAGAACCCATCCATGAACCGGCAGAACGGCTGCTGCTGGCCACCCAGGCCCGTCAGCTTCAGGACCGCGTGCGCATCCTCCACGAAGGGGAATCGGCGCTGTATTAA
- a CDS encoding Gfo/Idh/MocA family oxidoreductase — MTSRRSFLTSATTASLAFSALPVFGKEEKKFRTALIGSGWWGMNILREAIAQGRTQVVALCDVDANVLANSLEDVKSETGDVAKGYKDCREMLAEAKPDIVIIATPDHWHALQSIACCKAGAHVFVEKPTGHTIHESRAMVQAAKEAGVVVQVGLHRRIGPHHVEAMNFLKSGKVGKVGMVRLFADSKGGPEAPKPNSKIPEGLDWDLWCGPAPMRPFNTKMHPGGWRSFLDYANGTMGDWGVHWLDQILWWSGEKGPKKVFCTGGRPIFGEAILNEKEQTTDAPDHQVATFEFEHFTAVWEHRKFAENNNEKHKIGAYFYGEKGVLHIGWRDGWTFYPVNAKEAPTHGDHQLQEPDGHNIALLWEDFIKAIETGSKPVADIESAHRSSCLPMLAMLSWKAGRSIAWDAEKEVIIGDPEASKLLSREYRGPWVYPAPH; from the coding sequence ATGACTTCCCGTCGTTCCTTCCTCACCTCGGCCACTACAGCCTCCCTCGCCTTTTCAGCCTTGCCGGTCTTCGGCAAGGAAGAGAAAAAGTTCCGCACCGCCCTCATCGGCAGCGGTTGGTGGGGAATGAACATTCTGCGCGAAGCAATCGCCCAGGGCCGCACCCAAGTGGTGGCCCTCTGTGATGTGGATGCAAACGTCCTGGCCAACAGCCTCGAAGATGTGAAGTCCGAGACGGGCGATGTGGCCAAAGGTTACAAGGATTGCCGCGAGATGCTGGCTGAGGCCAAGCCGGACATCGTCATCATCGCCACGCCGGATCACTGGCATGCGCTACAATCCATCGCCTGCTGCAAGGCGGGAGCCCACGTCTTTGTGGAAAAGCCCACCGGCCACACCATCCATGAAAGCCGCGCCATGGTGCAGGCAGCCAAGGAGGCAGGCGTCGTCGTCCAGGTGGGGCTGCATCGCCGCATCGGCCCGCATCATGTCGAGGCCATGAACTTCCTGAAATCAGGCAAAGTCGGCAAGGTGGGCATGGTGCGCCTGTTTGCCGACAGCAAAGGCGGCCCGGAAGCCCCCAAGCCCAACAGCAAGATCCCCGAAGGCCTGGACTGGGACCTGTGGTGTGGCCCGGCCCCCATGCGCCCTTTCAACACCAAAATGCATCCCGGCGGATGGCGCAGCTTCCTCGACTATGCCAATGGCACCATGGGCGACTGGGGCGTCCACTGGCTGGACCAGATCCTGTGGTGGAGCGGTGAGAAAGGTCCGAAAAAAGTCTTCTGCACGGGCGGCCGTCCCATCTTTGGCGAGGCCATCCTGAATGAAAAGGAACAGACCACCGATGCCCCGGATCATCAGGTGGCCACCTTTGAGTTCGAGCACTTCACCGCCGTCTGGGAGCATCGGAAGTTTGCGGAGAACAACAACGAGAAGCACAAGATTGGTGCCTACTTCTATGGTGAAAAAGGCGTGCTCCACATTGGCTGGCGCGATGGCTGGACCTTCTACCCCGTGAACGCCAAGGAAGCCCCCACCCATGGCGACCATCAGCTCCAGGAACCGGACGGCCACAACATCGCCCTGCTCTGGGAAGATTTCATCAAGGCCATCGAGACGGGCAGCAAACCCGTGGCCGACATCGAAAGCGCCCATCGTTCCAGTTGCCTGCCCATGCTCGCCATGCTGAGCTGGAAGGCCGGCCGCAGCATCGCCTGGGATGCCGAAAAGGAAGTCATCATCGGCGATCCGGAAGCGAGCAAACTCCTCAGCCGGGAATACCGTGGACCATGGGTTTATCCCGCCCCCCACTAG
- a CDS encoding dihydrofolate reductase: MTPLLTLIAAVSSDGYISRSQGVPWDLPDDRASFRAYTQGKWLLLGRRTYEEMLGWFSDHHPLVLTMNEKFVPFWGERVGGVSSALRQAGEARQTELVVCGGAAAYEAAMPLADRLIITHVNDALGNGVPFPAFSHDDWEPVTRQDHPADSHHAHSFSIVTYQRVRHYQHAA; the protein is encoded by the coding sequence ATGACGCCCCTGCTGACTCTTATCGCTGCGGTTTCATCGGATGGTTACATTTCCAGAAGCCAAGGCGTCCCCTGGGATCTGCCAGATGATCGCGCCAGTTTCCGCGCCTACACGCAGGGGAAATGGCTGCTGTTAGGCCGCAGGACCTATGAGGAGATGCTCGGCTGGTTCTCCGACCACCATCCGCTGGTGCTGACGATGAATGAAAAGTTTGTCCCGTTTTGGGGGGAACGTGTGGGTGGCGTCTCTTCGGCCTTGCGGCAAGCGGGGGAGGCACGACAGACCGAATTGGTCGTGTGCGGAGGGGCGGCGGCCTACGAGGCAGCGATGCCCCTGGCGGACCGCCTCATCATCACCCATGTAAACGATGCCTTAGGCAACGGAGTGCCCTTCCCTGCCTTCAGCCACGATGATTGGGAACCCGTGACTCGCCAAGACCACCCGGCGGACTCTCATCACGCCCATAGCTTCAGCATCGTGACCTACCAGCGCGTGCGCCATTATCAGCATGCGGCCTGA